The Anaerohalosphaeraceae bacterium genomic interval GATGGACCGGCGGCCGATCCACTTGTCCGATTTGCAAGACCAGCAGAGGAAAGAACGCGGGCTTGTTTGTGATCGGTGCGGCTGTCGAGATCTGCGCGTGTATTATACCGATTCGCGCAGCAAATTTAAGATCATCCGGTATCGCAAGTGCCGACATTGCGGGGCGCTGTATGTGAGCGAAGAACGTATCCGTAAAAAAAATTACAAATAATAGTAAGTTTTTTGAATTTGTTTTACATTTTTCTTTTTCTATCGGTATATTATAAATGAACAGGACCTTCCATGTGGCAGTGGCAGCGGCCGTTAATCGCGGCCGTTGCCATAATTGGAAAGGATGAAAGCGGTTATGCGTCTCGGCGCAAAGAGCGGGCCATTGAAATCTAAGACCGGACAGCACCCTCATGTCCGGTCTCAGAATCCGCCTGAAAAAAATGAAAGGGATGTCAAATGGCGATAAAGGACTTGATTGAAGAGGCGGTTGCAACACCCAAAAAAGTATCTGGTGATGCTGGGACTGTTGAGCGGGTATCAATCGATGACCTTATTAAGGCGGACAAACACCTTGCGAGCAAGGCCGCAACTTGCGGTGACGGACTGAAAGGTGTGAAGTTTTTCAAACTGAGACCCCCTGCTGCAATCTAAGATATGTTTAACTTTTTTAAGCGAAAACCCGCACGGCGTGCTATCAAGCTGCCGATTACAGCTGTGAAGTACGATGCAGCCCAGACGACTGCCGATAATGAACGGCACTGGGGGCTTGCTGATTGTATTGGACCCAATGCGTCTGCAAGTCCGTCTGTGCGGGCTACCCTGCGAAATCGCTCCAGATATGAGTTCGAGAACAACTGCTATCTGAGCGGTATCATTGAAACGCTTGCCGATTATCAGGTCGGAACTGGACCGTTGCTGCAAATGCTGACCGAGAATGTTGCAGCGAATCAGAAGGTCGAGGAATTGTTCGCACGGTGGTGCGAAGAAGTTGATTTTGCCGGAAAACTATGGACTATGAGGGTCGGGTTGGCCGTCGATGGAGAGGCATTTGCTATCCTCACCACAAATCCGAATCTTGGTACGCCTGTGAAACTCGATTTTAGACCAATCGAGCCGGAAATGGTATCCACACCGTTTGACAAATTAAACGATGACAAAATATATGACGGCATTGAATATGATGAATATGGCAATGTTGTTGCATATTACGTGCTCGACGACCATCCGAATGATATTTTTGCTTTTTCTAAACACAAACAATTGACGTACAAAAAGTACCCTGCCAGCGAAATCATACATTGGTACAAAGCGAGACGGGCCGGTCAAAAGAGAGGCGTTCCTGAAACTACACCGAGTTTGCCACTGTTCGCCAATCTGCGGCGTTATACCGAGGCCGTTCTTGCCGCGGCGGAAACAGCCGCCGAACTTGCGATGGTGTTGTTTACCGACGCTCCGGCTGGCGGGGAAGCGGCCGACGTGGATGCAATGGATGTTATCTCACTCGAAAAAAGAATGGCAACCGTATTGCCGGAGGGCTGGAAACTCGGTCAAATGCAGGCCGAGCAGCCGTCAACCGGATATGGCGAGTTCAAAAAGGAGATTATCAATGAGGTTGCCCGCGGTTTTACAATGCCCTATAACGTGGCCGCTGGCAATAGTGCCGGCTACAACTACGCGTCCGGTCGGCTGGATCACCAGACATTTTTCCGTCGAAATAGAGTCGCCCAGGCGAAAATGAAGAGGGATGTTTTGGACCGCATTTTTGACGCCTGGATGTCTGAGGCAGTGCTAATAGAGGACTATCTGCCTGAATCTATGCGTCGACTTGTTGAATATAAGCATTCCTGGTTTTTCGACAGCGAGGGACACGTCGATCCAGCAAAAGAGGCAAATGCCCAGAATATACGCCTCAGGAATCATACCACGACGTATGCTGAGGAGTACGCACGACGCGGCAAGGATTGGTTGACTGAATTTGAGCAGATTGCGAGAGAGAAGGCCAAAATGCGTTCTCTCGGTATCGACGATTTGGATATTGCAGGTCTGCAAAGGACTCGTAAAGAAAGGTAAAAGCAAAAATGGGGAAAATGCTGAAAAAACTGAATTTAAATTCTGTTGATTTTGATGGATTAACGATTGTTGCGGCAAGCGATGAAGACGGGGGAAAAACCCCAACGTTTAAAATACTCGCTTACAACGGCGGAAAAATACGAGTCTCGATGTGGGATGATCCTGTTGTTGTCGATCTCAATGGATTGCAGGTTAGGGCAGGGAAGCCTGTGTTTTACAATCACCGCAGCGATCTGGAGAATCTGATAGGACAGGTAGAAACGATCGAGAAAAGAAACGGCAAGCTGGTCGCCGAAGGCCCTGTCATAGGTGAAAGCGAAACCGTTAAAACGATTCTTATGCTGAACAAGAAGGGGTATCGGTTCCAGGCGAGCATATCTGTTGATGTGTATGACTATTATTCGCTGCAAAAGGGCGAAAAGGCAAATGTAAACAGCCAGACAATAACTGGGCCAGCCACTGTTATTACTAAATCGAAACTTTCTGAAATCAGTTTTGTGCTGCAAGGAGCTGATGAGAATACAAGTGCCAAAATTGCTGCTGCAAAAGAAGAAGAGATACAAATGGAGAACAAAATCATGAGTGAAAAAAAGAAAGAAGTTGTTGCTGCCAGCCAGAGTGATCCAAAGGTAGTAGAGGAGGGCACAGTCGAAACCACACAAAAAATTGAGGCAGCTAAGCAGACCGACAACGATTCTATCGTAAACAAGATTCGAAGCGAAGCTGCTGCTGAGGCCGAACGTATCGCCGCAATTCGTGCGGCATGCGGCGGACAGTTCCCGGACATCGAGGCCAAGGCGATCCGTGAAGGGTGGTCAGAGGACAAGACGAAACTTGAGGTGCTGCGGGCAGAGCGGCCCTCTGCTCCAAATGTGATTGGGCGAAAACCTGTCGAGTCGCTATCTGTCCTTGAGGCAGCCGCTCTGATGTCCGGCGGAATCTCCGCCGATCATCTCGTAAAGAAGTACGATGAGAGCATCATTGAGGCCGCCGATACGCGATACAAGGGACGAATTGGACTTCAGCAGATGATCATGGAGGCCGCTCGTGCGAACGGTTGCAGTGTGATGTATTTCCGAGAGGACCCGAGACGTGTGCTCGAGGCGGCGTTCCCGCCTGTAAAAGCTGCATTCAGCACGGTTGATCTGGCAGGAATCATGAGCAATGTTGCAAACAAGTTTCTTCTCCAGGGATTCGAGAGTGAAGAGTCCGTATGGCGGCAGATCGCAGCCCGCCGGGCTGTCAACGATTTCAAAACGATTACAAGTTATCGCCTGACTGGGGCGTTTGAGTTTGACGAAATTGGACCTACCGGCGAATTAAAGCATGGAACACTTTCTGACGAATCATTCACAAACCGAGCCAGGACACACGGTAAGATGTTCACAATCACCCGCGAGGATTTGTATAACGATGACCTCGGCGCGTTGACTTCCCTTCCGGTCAAGATTGGACGCGGCGGGCACAAAAAATTGAACAAAGTCTTTTGGACTGAATTCATGGACAACGCGTCCTTCTTCACGGCGGCGCGCAACAACTATGCGGAGGGTGCTACTACAGCACTTAGCGTCGAAGGGTTGGCGTTGGCAGAACTGATGTTCCTCGAGCAAGAGGACGCGGACGGCAGCCCGCTTGGTGTTGATCCGCGGATTTTGCTTGTGCCAAGTGCCTTGGGGTACAAGGCACGCCAGCTGATGGCGAGCGTTAAACTCGGGGCCGAATCCGGCGAACCGGAAACTAACCCATTTGCCGGCATGTTCAAACCCGTTGTGTCCCGCTACCTTTCCAACAACAAGATCGCCGGCTCAAGCGCAACTGCTTGGTATCTGCTGGCCGACCCGAATGATATTGCCGTGATTGAAGTGTGTTTTCTAAACGGCAAGGAGATGCCGACTGTAGAGTCTGTTGATGCAGACTTTAACGTGCTCGGCATACAGTTCCGCGGGTACTTCGACTTCGGCGTTGCGAAACAGGACTGGCGAGCTGGTGTTAAGATGAAAGGAACCGCCTAATCCTAATTATTAGAATTAGGTGAGTGCTGAAAAATAACCTGATAAACAGATTATTACGGAGATCGTTATGGCAAAGTTTGTACACGAGGGTCGGAGCATTGATTATGTCCCAACTGCCGATGTGAACGCTGGAGACGTTGTTGTGCTTGGGGAAATTGTCGGTGTTGCCACAAGAAGCATTCCGGCGAACCGATTGGGGGCATTGCAGGTCGAAGGTGTCTTTGATTTCCCGAAAGGGAGCGAGGCTATCGGGATCGGTGTAGTGTGTTATTGGAATGCAACTGGTAATGTTGCAACCACTGCAGCAGGCGAAGGCGGTGTGAACAAAAAGATTGGAGTCTCTGTTGCAGCGGCAGCAACTGAAGATTCTACCGTACGAATTAAAATGAAATAAAACAGGGTCTTCTTGCTCAGGGCAAGTGTCTGCGGCGAGATGTCGCCGCAGGCACTTTTTGTAAAGAAATAGCTGATTTATGGCTGATTTGCTGAAAGACGGATTAAGGTTCCTTGAAGAGCAGCGAAAGTTGTTCATGACCGTTCCTGTCGTTTACAGGCGTGGAGAGAAGGAGATTTCCGTTTCGGCCACAATCGGAAAGACCAAATACGATGTAGGTGTCGAAGAGTCTGTCCGAGTCGGGTCTCATACAGTTGATTTTTTAATTGCCGCCGAAGACATGGTGATTGACGACGTCCCTGTTGTGCCCGGGCCCGACGACGAGATCGACTATAATGGTAGTACATATTCTGTTGTGCGGCTTGCTGACGATGGATGCTGGCGATGGAGTGACCCGCACGGCAATACCTACAGGATTCACACCAGATTTTCGGCGTAAGATTATGAGATGAGAATGGAATCCGAAAATATCATAGAAGAGATCAAAGAGACATCGTGGCTTAAGTTGGCGGCAACTGTGCTGTCCATCGTGTTTGCATGCGGAATTGTTTACAAAATGATTAGTGATAACACACGAGTAATTCAGATACACGAGACAAAAATCAATGAAATAGAAAAATGGATCTCGGCCCAGACCGAGAACCAAAGGAACATTGAAAAAACCCTCACCAGGATTGAAAACAATATCTCTGCCATTTCCGATATACGAGCGAAGGTCGATTATCTGATCGACACAACGCGGGAGCGGGAGAAGGAAAAAAAATGACAACCGCTGTTGACATAGCCGATGCTGTCGTCTCTGAACTGAACAATTCTGAAGCCGGATTCAGTTTGGATTTTACAGCTGAACGGATTCTGCTGCCGTATTTCGAACAGAAGGATCTTGTATCACTTAAAGTGACAGTTGTCCCGTCTGAAGTATCATATTCTTCGCTGAGCAGGAGTTCTGTGCTTGCTGAGTATGGAATTGATGTGGCTGTCCAGAAGAAAGTGAATGTTGGCAGCGATGATGATATTGAAACACTGATAGGTTTGACGAAGGAAATAGCCGACTACCTGAGAAGGAAAAAGTTGGCTTTGGCTGATTATGCATGCTGGGCACGAAGCCAGATTAGCCCGTTGTATTCCGTTGAACATCTGCTTGACCACAAGGTTTTTACAAGCGTTGTGAAAATATCCTACAAAACTGCGGAGTGAAAGAAAATGAGAACTTTTTCAAAATTTGCCGTTGTACTCAGTTNNNNNNNNNNNNNNNNNNNNNNNNNNNNNNNNNNNNNNNNNNNNNNNNNNNNNNNNNNNNNNNNNNNNNNNNNNNNNNNNNNNNNNNNNNNNNNNNNNNNTTCTGTCCTGTGGTCTGAGGCGTGCATAAAAGCAAACAGGCATAGTCAGTCAAACCAGTTTATTGCACAGATACCCAGACTGATGAAGGGCAGGCGGTACATTCTGCTCGTGTACGATGGCTATCAGAGTGCGAACAAGGAACAAATCCCTAAACGTGCGTACTACTATTGGCCTGAGAAGCGTAATGCGCTTCCGTATGAAATTGAGTTTTTGCGATAAATGTAAATTAT includes:
- a CDS encoding phage portal protein; the encoded protein is MFNFFKRKPARRAIKLPITAVKYDAAQTTADNERHWGLADCIGPNASASPSVRATLRNRSRYEFENNCYLSGIIETLADYQVGTGPLLQMLTENVAANQKVEELFARWCEEVDFAGKLWTMRVGLAVDGEAFAILTTNPNLGTPVKLDFRPIEPEMVSTPFDKLNDDKIYDGIEYDEYGNVVAYYVLDDHPNDIFAFSKHKQLTYKKYPASEIIHWYKARRAGQKRGVPETTPSLPLFANLRRYTEAVLAAAETAAELAMVLFTDAPAGGEAADVDAMDVISLEKRMATVLPEGWKLGQMQAEQPSTGYGEFKKEIINEVARGFTMPYNVAAGNSAGYNYASGRLDHQTFFRRNRVAQAKMKRDVLDRIFDAWMSEAVLIEDYLPESMRRLVEYKHSWFFDSEGHVDPAKEANAQNIRLRNHTTTYAEEYARRGKDWLTEFEQIAREKAKMRSLGIDDLDIAGLQRTRKER
- a CDS encoding DUF2190 family protein encodes the protein MAKFVHEGRSIDYVPTADVNAGDVVVLGEIVGVATRSIPANRLGALQVEGVFDFPKGSEAIGIGVVCYWNATGNVATTAAGEGGVNKKIGVSVAAAATEDSTVRIKMK